One genomic window of Actinoplanes lobatus includes the following:
- the eccCa gene encoding type VII secretion protein EccCa has product MGTVMVRRAARRPAPEIPSDPLTVDPPPEIPEQVAARWQQWLMALPMLGGTLAMAMMMGQGRGGAYSYVIGGLFGVSSLAMLTTSFGASGAPRKAEMMSARREYLRHLAALRKRARDTAQRQRTGLLYRHPDPERLWSTVGSHRLWERRGGDPDFGVVRVGLGPQTLATPLVPPVARPLDELEPMTAGALRRFLDAYSVVPDLPVAMSLRGFSRVYIRGDAPGTEGPRALVRAVLTQLAVFHGPDELVIAVCAGQEARGWWEWVKWLPHAQHPSQFDALGPVRLVAGDEPTLAGLLDEVIGSRPRFHPGESAGSVPHVLVVVDGAEPANTRLDDALDGLTVLDLDTAPPRLLDRSALVLEVRSDGMLGTYTMDHEGEVGRADGLTVAEAEAVARRLAPLRLATAPDPGGAPTASAETGLPELLGIADPENYSVAHGWPARAPRDRLRVPIGVSDDGVPVELDIKESAQDGMGPHGLLIGATGSGKSEILKTLVLALAATHSSEVLNFILIDFKGGAAFASMDRLPHTAALVTNLEHALPLVDRMADALEGEMSRRQEVLAKAGNYAGLYDYDRARAGGAPLPPLPTLFVIVDEFTEMLKEKPEFIELFLQIGRLGRSLGVHLLLASQRLEDGRLRGLDTHLSYRVGLRTNSALESRAVLGVPDAYELPRSPGHGYLKFGTEPLIRFKGVYVGGPIRRAGRGPGTTDHVDLRVLPWTTQHVAVPASAPKPKPAAEPEGPKLVDVVVDRLVGQGPPAHQVWLPPLEVSQVLDELLGPVGVTPGRGLAFTNPALHGRLQVPVAVVDKPREQMRDVMWLQLAGAAGHVAVVGGTQSGKSTALRTLICGLALTHTPAEVQVYCLDFGGGSLGTLRDLPHVGGVFGRLDAEGVRRTVGEMVTLLAQREARFAELGVDSMAAYRSRRAGGSDPFGDVFLVVDGWATVRKEYEELEPVLTDLATRGLSYGIHLVAAASRWMDFRPAVRDLFGSRLELRLGDPSDSVVNRRAAQAVPDQTPGRGVIEHPTDRNRGLHLLTVRPEVSTLGDTTGLVKAVAAAWEGPLAPRVRLLPASVAYADLPVDGGTGLRLPIGIAEADLRPVEIDFASDPHFLLFGDAEAGKSSFLRALATTITRRFRPEEARIILVDYRRSLMDLPESEHRIGYGMQAQQTSDLILSAAGYMQRRLPGPDVTARELRDRSWWTGPELFVLVDDYDLVVAGPTNPLLPLLEYLPQARDIGLHLVLTRRSGGAGRALFEPVIQRLRELSAPGLVMSGAPDEGALIGNVRPANLPPGRGRLITRREGTRLIQLAHRPPFRDSEKSADSRCD; this is encoded by the coding sequence TACCGCCATCCCGACCCGGAGCGGCTCTGGTCGACGGTGGGCAGCCACCGGCTGTGGGAACGGCGCGGCGGGGACCCGGATTTCGGCGTGGTCCGCGTCGGTCTGGGCCCGCAGACGCTGGCCACCCCGCTGGTGCCGCCGGTCGCCCGGCCGCTGGACGAGCTGGAGCCGATGACCGCGGGAGCGCTGCGCCGCTTCCTGGACGCGTACTCGGTGGTGCCCGACCTGCCGGTGGCGATGTCGCTGCGCGGGTTCTCCCGGGTCTACATCCGCGGTGACGCGCCCGGCACGGAGGGCCCGCGTGCCCTGGTCCGGGCGGTGCTGACCCAGCTCGCGGTGTTCCACGGGCCGGACGAGCTGGTGATCGCGGTCTGCGCCGGGCAGGAGGCGCGCGGCTGGTGGGAGTGGGTCAAGTGGCTGCCGCACGCGCAGCATCCGAGCCAGTTCGACGCGCTGGGCCCGGTCCGGCTGGTGGCCGGTGACGAGCCCACGCTGGCCGGGTTGCTGGACGAGGTGATCGGTTCGCGGCCCCGGTTCCATCCCGGGGAGAGCGCCGGCAGCGTGCCGCACGTCCTGGTGGTGGTGGACGGCGCGGAGCCGGCGAACACCCGGCTCGACGACGCGCTGGACGGACTGACCGTGCTCGACCTGGACACCGCGCCGCCCCGGCTGCTGGACCGGTCGGCGCTGGTGCTGGAGGTCCGGTCGGACGGGATGCTCGGCACCTACACGATGGATCACGAGGGTGAGGTGGGCCGGGCGGACGGCCTGACCGTCGCGGAGGCCGAGGCGGTGGCCCGGCGGCTGGCGCCGCTGCGGCTGGCCACCGCCCCCGACCCGGGCGGCGCCCCGACCGCGTCGGCCGAGACCGGGCTGCCCGAGCTGCTCGGCATCGCCGACCCGGAGAACTACTCGGTGGCGCACGGGTGGCCGGCCCGCGCGCCGCGGGACCGGCTGCGGGTGCCGATCGGCGTGAGCGACGACGGGGTGCCGGTCGAGCTGGACATCAAGGAGTCCGCCCAGGACGGCATGGGCCCGCACGGCCTGCTCATCGGCGCCACCGGCTCGGGTAAGTCGGAGATCCTGAAGACGCTGGTGCTGGCACTCGCCGCGACCCATTCGTCCGAGGTGCTCAACTTCATCCTGATCGACTTCAAGGGCGGCGCGGCGTTCGCCTCGATGGACCGGCTGCCGCACACCGCCGCGCTGGTCACCAACCTGGAGCACGCGCTGCCCCTGGTGGACCGGATGGCCGACGCCCTGGAGGGCGAGATGTCCCGGCGGCAGGAGGTGCTGGCCAAGGCGGGCAACTACGCGGGGCTGTACGACTACGACCGCGCCCGGGCCGGTGGCGCCCCGCTGCCCCCGCTGCCGACCCTGTTCGTGATCGTCGACGAGTTCACCGAGATGCTGAAGGAGAAGCCCGAGTTCATCGAGCTGTTCCTCCAGATCGGGCGGCTCGGCCGGTCGCTGGGCGTGCACCTGCTGCTGGCCAGTCAGCGGCTGGAGGACGGACGGCTGCGCGGGCTGGACACGCACCTGTCGTACCGGGTCGGCCTACGGACCAACTCGGCGCTGGAGTCACGGGCGGTGCTCGGCGTGCCGGACGCGTACGAGCTGCCCCGCTCCCCCGGTCACGGCTACCTGAAGTTCGGCACCGAGCCGCTGATCCGGTTCAAGGGCGTCTACGTGGGCGGGCCGATCCGCCGGGCCGGCCGGGGCCCCGGCACTACCGATCACGTCGACCTGCGGGTGCTGCCGTGGACCACGCAGCACGTGGCGGTTCCGGCCTCCGCGCCCAAGCCGAAGCCGGCCGCCGAGCCGGAGGGCCCGAAACTGGTCGACGTGGTCGTCGACCGGCTGGTCGGGCAGGGCCCGCCGGCGCACCAGGTGTGGCTGCCGCCGCTCGAGGTGTCCCAGGTGCTGGACGAACTGCTCGGCCCGGTCGGGGTGACTCCGGGGCGCGGGCTGGCCTTCACCAACCCGGCGCTGCACGGTCGCCTCCAGGTGCCGGTCGCGGTCGTCGACAAGCCCCGCGAGCAGATGCGTGACGTGATGTGGTTGCAGCTGGCCGGCGCGGCCGGGCACGTCGCGGTGGTCGGCGGCACGCAGAGCGGCAAGTCGACCGCGCTGCGGACCCTGATCTGCGGTCTGGCGCTGACCCACACGCCGGCCGAGGTGCAGGTGTACTGCCTGGACTTCGGCGGCGGCTCGCTCGGCACGCTGCGGGACCTGCCGCATGTGGGTGGGGTGTTCGGGCGGCTGGACGCGGAGGGCGTCCGGCGTACGGTCGGCGAGATGGTGACCCTGCTGGCCCAGCGGGAGGCCCGGTTCGCCGAGCTCGGGGTGGACTCGATGGCGGCGTACCGGAGCCGGCGGGCGGGCGGTTCCGACCCGTTCGGCGACGTGTTCCTGGTGGTCGACGGCTGGGCCACGGTCCGCAAGGAGTACGAGGAACTGGAGCCGGTCCTGACCGACCTGGCCACCCGCGGTCTGTCGTACGGGATCCACCTGGTGGCGGCGGCCTCCCGCTGGATGGACTTCCGTCCGGCCGTCCGGGATCTCTTCGGCTCCCGGCTGGAACTGCGGCTCGGCGACCCGTCCGACTCGGTCGTCAACCGGCGGGCCGCGCAGGCGGTGCCGGACCAGACACCCGGCCGTGGCGTGATCGAGCACCCGACCGACCGCAACCGGGGCCTGCACCTGCTCACCGTGCGGCCCGAGGTGAGCACGCTCGGGGACACCACCGGCCTGGTCAAGGCGGTGGCGGCGGCATGGGAGGGACCGCTCGCGCCGCGGGTGCGCCTGCTGCCGGCCTCGGTCGCGTACGCCGACCTGCCCGTCGACGGCGGCACCGGCCTGCGGCTGCCGATCGGCATCGCCGAGGCCGACCTGCGGCCCGTCGAGATCGACTTCGCGTCCGACCCGCACTTCCTGCTCTTCGGTGACGCGGAGGCCGGAAAGTCGTCGTTCCTGCGGGCACTTGCCACCACGATCACCAGACGGTTCCGGCCGGAGGAGGCCCGGATCATCCTGGTCGACTACCGGCGCAGCCTGATGGACCTGCCCGAGTCGGAACACCGGATCGGGTACGGCATGCAGGCTCAGCAGACCAGCGACCTGATCCTGTCCGCCGCCGGGTACATGCAACGCCGGCTGCCCGGCCCCGACGTGACCGCCCGCGAGCTGCGCGACCGGTCCTGGTGGACCGGTCCGGAGCTGTTCGTCCTGGTCGACGACTACGACCTGGTGGTGGCCGGGCCGACCAACCCGCTGCTGCCGCTGCTGGAGTACCTCCCCCAGGCCCGGGACATCGGTCTGCACCTGGTGCTGACCCGCCGGTCCGGTGGCGCGGGGCGGGCCCTCTTCGAGCCGGTGATCCAGCGACTGCGCGAACTGTCCGCGCCGGGTCTCGTGATGTCCGGTGCGCCGGACGAGGGCGCGCTCATCGGCAACGTCCGCCCGGCGAACCTCCCACCCGGGCGTGGTCGTTTGATCACAAGGCGTGAGGGAACCCGCCTGATCCAGCTGGCCCACCGGCCACCTTTTCGCGATTCCGAAAAATCGGCAGACTCTCGGTGCGATTAA
- a CDS encoding MarP family serine protease, producing MPVVDVILIVLMVLFAISGYRQGFTIGALSLGGFFSGVLIGLQLGPLIARQFENGTVRLVVALGVILVLAVLGQTLAGWLGTNLRQVIQSRPLQYLDDAGGALVSIVAVLLAAWLVAVPFQSTPFPAINREVRGSAILGGINELMPEQVQALSSGLRDTLDTNGFPDVFGGFARTQAREVPAPDPALAGSKVVQESKSSVLKILGSAPSCSRRIEGTGFVYAKERVMTNAHVVAGTREVVVESGGRQIEGKVVVYDPKRDLAVLYVPGLKAPVMPFVAKEASSGANAIVLGYPQDGPYNAQSARVRDVSRITGPDIYESGDVTREIYTIKSLVRSGNSGGPLIDPNGDVLGVIFAAAADDKYVGFALTADEAASVAQAGRTGTRGVRTGECA from the coding sequence GTGCCCGTGGTCGATGTCATCCTGATCGTGCTCATGGTGCTGTTCGCGATCAGCGGATACCGCCAGGGCTTCACCATCGGTGCGCTGTCGCTCGGTGGCTTCTTCAGCGGCGTCCTGATCGGTCTCCAGCTCGGTCCGCTGATCGCCCGCCAGTTCGAGAATGGGACGGTCCGCCTGGTCGTCGCCCTCGGCGTCATCCTGGTGCTGGCCGTGCTCGGGCAGACCCTGGCCGGCTGGCTCGGCACCAACCTGCGGCAGGTCATCCAGAGCCGCCCCCTGCAATACCTCGACGACGCCGGCGGAGCGCTCGTCTCGATCGTCGCCGTGCTGCTGGCCGCCTGGCTGGTGGCCGTGCCGTTCCAGTCCACCCCGTTCCCGGCGATCAACCGGGAGGTGCGCGGCAGCGCCATCCTCGGCGGCATCAACGAGCTGATGCCCGAGCAGGTGCAGGCGCTCTCCTCCGGGCTGCGCGACACCCTCGACACCAACGGCTTCCCGGACGTGTTCGGCGGCTTCGCCCGAACCCAGGCCCGCGAGGTCCCGGCCCCCGACCCGGCGCTCGCCGGCTCCAAGGTGGTGCAGGAGTCCAAATCCTCGGTCCTCAAGATCCTCGGCTCGGCGCCGAGCTGCTCCCGCCGCATCGAGGGCACCGGCTTCGTCTACGCCAAGGAGCGCGTCATGACGAACGCGCACGTGGTCGCCGGCACCCGCGAGGTCGTCGTGGAGAGCGGCGGCCGCCAGATCGAGGGCAAGGTCGTCGTCTACGACCCCAAGCGTGACCTGGCCGTCCTGTACGTGCCCGGCCTCAAGGCGCCGGTCATGCCGTTCGTCGCCAAGGAGGCGTCGAGCGGCGCCAACGCCATCGTGCTCGGCTACCCGCAGGACGGCCCGTACAACGCCCAGTCCGCCCGGGTCCGCGACGTCAGCCGCATCACCGGCCCGGACATCTACGAGTCCGGCGATGTGACCCGCGAGATCTACACGATCAAGTCCCTGGTCCGCAGCGGCAACTCGGGCGGCCCCCTGATCGACCCCAACGGCGACGTACTCGGCGTCATCTTCGCGGCCGCCGCCGACGACAAATACGTCGGCTTCGCCCTGACAGCCGACGAGGCCGCATCGGTGGCCCAGGCCGGTCGCACAGGCACCCGAGGCGTCCGCACCGGCGAGTGCGCATAA
- a CDS encoding NUDIX hydrolase — translation MSRGEVLDRPDGLPGWFDPLLTRVAECRTEDFTALRRPVGKGGRSSAVLVLIGEDDDGRPDLLVLQRAATMRNHAGQPAFPGGATDPEDAHAPATALREAQEEVGLDPTSAEVLALLPELWIPVSGFVVTPVLAWWRKPHPVHPLQPAEVAHVARLPISELTDPANRIRVRHPSGWIGPAFQVRGLLVWGFTAGVIAAMLEMAGWAVPWEPGQVVELPDASAPVPAARGGAPDEVVP, via the coding sequence ATGAGCCGCGGTGAGGTGCTGGACCGGCCGGACGGACTGCCCGGATGGTTCGACCCGCTGCTGACCAGGGTCGCCGAATGCCGTACCGAGGACTTCACCGCCCTGCGCCGCCCCGTCGGGAAGGGCGGGCGCTCCAGCGCCGTGCTGGTCCTGATCGGCGAGGACGACGACGGCCGCCCCGATCTGCTGGTCCTGCAACGGGCCGCGACCATGCGCAACCACGCCGGGCAGCCGGCCTTCCCGGGCGGCGCCACCGATCCGGAGGACGCCCACGCCCCGGCCACCGCGCTGCGCGAGGCCCAGGAGGAGGTCGGCCTCGACCCGACCTCGGCCGAGGTGCTGGCGCTGCTGCCCGAGCTGTGGATCCCGGTCAGCGGCTTCGTCGTCACCCCGGTGCTCGCCTGGTGGCGCAAACCCCATCCGGTGCATCCGCTCCAGCCGGCCGAGGTGGCCCATGTCGCCCGGCTGCCGATCAGTGAACTCACCGATCCCGCGAACCGTATCCGGGTGCGTCATCCGAGTGGCTGGATCGGGCCCGCCTTCCAGGTCCGTGGGCTACTCGTCTGGGGTTTCACGGCGGGAGTGATCGCGGCGATGTTGGAGATGGCCGGCTGGGCGGTCCCGTGGGAGCCGGGACAGGTCGTCGAGCTACCGGATGCCAGCGCGCCGGTGCCCGCCGCCCGCGGCGGGGCGCCGGACGAGGTGGTGCCGTGA
- a CDS encoding TlpA family protein disulfide reductase: MRRLVPLIVAALALSACTAATEPDEPDIPSPFATCSPLESPGVAATEIPDISLPCFTGGEGVKLRDLRGPAVINLWASWCGPCREELPVIQGLADRADGRFTVLGVDIGDDRAAAADFATTRGVNFPTLYDREKQLLDELGLATLPATVFIDADGGMYVHRAAMDVDQLIEQMKKHTGVTVTR, encoded by the coding sequence GTGAGACGGCTCGTCCCGTTGATCGTCGCCGCCCTGGCGCTGTCCGCCTGCACCGCCGCCACCGAACCCGATGAACCGGATATACCGTCTCCTTTCGCGACCTGCTCTCCTCTTGAAAGCCCCGGTGTCGCCGCTACCGAAATTCCGGACATCTCGCTCCCCTGCTTCACCGGCGGCGAGGGAGTGAAACTGCGTGACCTGCGCGGGCCCGCGGTGATCAACCTCTGGGCGTCGTGGTGCGGCCCCTGCCGCGAGGAACTCCCGGTCATCCAGGGCCTCGCCGACCGCGCCGACGGCCGCTTCACCGTCCTCGGCGTGGACATCGGCGACGACCGGGCCGCCGCCGCCGACTTCGCCACCACCCGCGGTGTCAACTTCCCGACCCTGTACGACCGGGAGAAACAGCTCCTGGACGAACTCGGGCTGGCCACACTGCCCGCGACCGTCTTCATCGATGCCGACGGGGGGATGTACGTGCACCGAGCCGCCATGGACGTCGACCAGTTGATCGAACAGATGAAGAAACATACCGGCGTTACGGTGACCCGATGA
- the nth gene encoding endonuclease III, which produces MTRPRAATAVLSRFAGETPLGRKRRARKMARELAETHPDAHCELDFTNPLELAVATILSAQTTDVRVNQVTPELFRRYRSAADYAAADREQMEALLRPTGFFRAKTNSLIRLGQALLEHHDGRIPGKLDQLVKLPGIGRKTANVILGNAFGVPGITVDTHFRRLTNRFGWVDEQDEVKIESLVADLIEKRDWTMLSHRVIFHGRRVCHSRTPACGACTLKAMCPSFGTGPTEAAPAARLLKGPRARELAVAAGVDPALVPAVAVLAPEEP; this is translated from the coding sequence GTGACCCGACCCCGCGCAGCGACAGCCGTGCTTTCGCGCTTCGCGGGGGAGACGCCGCTGGGCCGCAAGCGCCGGGCCCGGAAGATGGCACGCGAGCTCGCCGAGACCCATCCCGACGCGCACTGCGAGCTGGATTTCACCAACCCGCTCGAGTTGGCCGTCGCGACCATCCTGTCCGCGCAGACCACCGACGTGCGGGTCAACCAGGTCACCCCGGAGCTGTTCCGCCGCTACCGCTCGGCCGCCGACTACGCGGCGGCCGACCGGGAGCAGATGGAGGCGCTGCTGCGCCCCACCGGCTTCTTCCGGGCCAAGACCAACTCGCTGATCCGGCTCGGCCAGGCTCTGCTGGAGCACCATGACGGGCGGATCCCCGGCAAGCTGGACCAGCTGGTGAAGCTGCCCGGTATCGGCCGCAAGACCGCCAACGTGATCCTGGGCAACGCGTTCGGCGTCCCCGGCATCACCGTCGACACCCACTTCCGGCGGCTGACCAACCGGTTCGGCTGGGTCGACGAGCAGGACGAGGTGAAGATCGAGTCCCTGGTCGCCGACCTGATCGAGAAGCGCGACTGGACGATGCTGTCGCACCGGGTGATCTTCCATGGGCGGCGGGTGTGCCATTCGCGTACCCCGGCTTGTGGGGCCTGCACCCTGAAGGCGATGTGCCCGTCGTTCGGCACCGGCCCGACCGAGGCCGCCCCGGCGGCGAGGCTTCTGAAGGGCCCGCGGGCGCGTGAGCTGGCGGTGGCCGCCGGCGTGGATCCGGCCCTGGTCCCGGCCGTGGCGGTCCTGGCTCCGGAGGAGCCGTGA
- the mycP gene encoding type VII secretion-associated serine protease mycosin: protein MGGTRWRWPVLSRRLSASALAGLIAFGPAPVIYSTTPIPAGHGAGVLAEPVDTAGNAVRADQWQLQALNLAEAWNYSDGAGVTVAVIDSGVDAHHADLEGQVLPGLDLVDKKGDGESDPVGHGTSVSALIAGRSDDPQGVVGIAPKSKILPVRVLDEENRYDDALIVAKGVRWAVDHGAKVVNLSLGGSGSSSILSAAIDYAFAKDVVVIACTGNATGTATATTPRSGVWYPAREPGVIAVGGLDRDGEGLWSGSVTGKETVVTAPANELVGARPGGYWKVQGTSFAAPMVAATAALIRSRWPDMPAGEVVNRIIKTAKDRGDPGRDPEFGFGLVDPVAALTADVPQVPGNPLDNTPPAGVARFGSAPVSGQAQSAPDASTPPNSTTASTDQNAGGWAAPAEPADTGVPVARWVAILLLLLSAIAAAITIRRFADGT, encoded by the coding sequence ATGGGTGGCACCCGATGGCGGTGGCCGGTGCTGAGCCGACGGCTCAGCGCCTCGGCGCTGGCGGGCCTGATCGCCTTCGGCCCGGCACCCGTCATCTACTCCACCACCCCGATCCCGGCCGGCCACGGCGCCGGCGTCCTGGCCGAGCCCGTCGACACCGCCGGTAACGCGGTGCGCGCCGACCAGTGGCAGTTGCAGGCGCTCAACCTGGCCGAGGCGTGGAACTACTCGGACGGCGCCGGCGTCACCGTCGCCGTGATCGACTCCGGGGTGGACGCCCACCACGCCGACCTGGAAGGCCAGGTGCTGCCCGGCCTCGACCTGGTCGACAAGAAGGGCGACGGCGAGAGCGACCCGGTCGGGCACGGCACATCGGTGTCCGCGCTCATCGCCGGCCGCTCCGACGATCCGCAGGGCGTCGTCGGCATCGCCCCGAAGTCCAAGATCCTCCCGGTCCGGGTGCTGGACGAGGAGAACCGCTACGACGACGCCCTGATCGTGGCGAAGGGCGTGCGATGGGCGGTCGACCACGGCGCCAAGGTGGTCAACCTGTCCCTCGGCGGCAGCGGGTCCAGCTCCATCCTGTCGGCCGCGATCGACTACGCGTTCGCCAAGGACGTCGTGGTGATCGCCTGCACCGGCAACGCGACCGGCACCGCCACGGCCACCACACCGCGCTCCGGGGTGTGGTACCCGGCCCGCGAACCCGGCGTCATCGCCGTCGGTGGGCTCGACCGCGACGGCGAAGGCCTCTGGTCGGGTTCCGTCACCGGCAAGGAGACCGTGGTGACCGCCCCGGCCAACGAGCTGGTCGGCGCCCGGCCCGGCGGCTACTGGAAGGTCCAGGGCACCAGCTTCGCCGCCCCCATGGTGGCCGCCACCGCGGCGCTGATCCGCTCCCGCTGGCCGGACATGCCGGCCGGCGAGGTGGTCAACCGGATCATCAAGACCGCCAAGGACCGCGGCGACCCGGGCCGCGACCCGGAATTCGGCTTCGGCCTCGTCGACCCGGTGGCCGCGCTCACCGCGGACGTTCCGCAGGTGCCCGGCAACCCGCTCGACAACACCCCACCGGCCGGTGTCGCCCGCTTCGGCAGCGCGCCGGTCTCCGGGCAGGCCCAGTCGGCCCCCGACGCCAGCACCCCACCGAACTCCACCACCGCGTCCACAGACCAGAACGCGGGCGGTTGGGCGGCACCCGCCGAACCCGCCGACACCGGCGTCCCGGTGGCCCGGTGGGTCGCCATCCTGCTGCTCCTGCTATCCGCGATCGCGGCCGCGATAACGATCCGCCGCTTCGCCGACGGTACTTAG
- a CDS encoding Crp/Fnr family transcriptional regulator, which translates to MDEVLARSGIFQGVDPEAAEALAKEMDTIEVRKGDVVFNEGEAGDSLYIVLSGKIKLGRRAADGRQNLVSIMGPSDMLGELSLFDPGPRTATATAVTDSRLARLKKSSLRPWLNNRPEIAEQLLRVLARRLRRTNDALADLIFTDVPGRVAKNLLQMAGRFGTRDGGVLRVTHDLTQEELAQLVGASRETVNKALADFASRAWLRLDGKSVIILDPERLARRARV; encoded by the coding sequence ATGGATGAGGTACTGGCCCGGAGCGGAATCTTTCAGGGTGTAGACCCGGAAGCCGCCGAGGCGCTCGCCAAGGAGATGGACACGATCGAAGTCCGCAAGGGCGACGTGGTCTTCAACGAGGGCGAGGCCGGCGACAGTCTGTATATCGTCCTGTCCGGAAAGATCAAGCTCGGTCGCCGGGCCGCGGACGGACGGCAGAATCTCGTCTCCATCATGGGCCCGTCCGACATGCTCGGCGAGCTCTCGCTCTTCGACCCCGGCCCGCGCACCGCGACGGCCACCGCGGTGACCGACAGCCGCCTGGCGCGGCTGAAGAAGTCGTCGCTGCGCCCGTGGCTCAACAACCGGCCGGAGATCGCCGAGCAGCTGCTCCGCGTGCTGGCCCGCCGGCTGCGGCGCACCAACGACGCGCTCGCCGACCTGATCTTCACCGACGTGCCCGGCCGGGTCGCGAAGAACCTGCTCCAGATGGCCGGCCGCTTCGGCACCCGGGACGGCGGCGTCCTGCGGGTCACCCACGACCTCACCCAGGAGGAGCTGGCCCAGCTGGTCGGCGCCTCCCGCGAGACGGTCAACAAGGCGCTCGCCGACTTCGCCTCGCGTGCCTGGCTCCGGCTGGACGGCAAGTCCGTGATCATCCTGGACCCGGAGCGCCTGGCCCGCCGCGCTCGCGTCTGA
- a CDS encoding CapA family protein, which yields MNSQPPSPSKKRSVLLVTVALISGALSGCSEESDSPVWTAPTSASARPPIEESAEIESITLSATGDIIMGDAPNRLPANDGEGFFDAVTGSLKSDLVMGNLEQPLTGDTGTSKCGTPKRDNCFAFRSPPAYAGHLKEAGFQLLNTANNHSKDYGPQGYRNTVEALEGAGLEHTGAEDQITVVKVKGIRVAVVGFSPYTGANNVNDLDAAASVVAEAHERADLVVVQVHMGAEGTDKAHVKPGNEIYFGENRGNPVKFSRTVIDAGADLVVGHGPHVLRGMEFYKGKLIAYSLGNFAGGGRTLSRDGDLKYSGILHVSLTGDGKYVGGKFISTYLNDAGVPSRNKGDDRSRKLVAQLSEADFGDTAAVVAADGSIKPPA from the coding sequence ATGAATTCGCAGCCCCCCTCCCCCAGTAAGAAGCGTTCCGTCCTGCTTGTGACGGTTGCTCTGATAAGTGGCGCTTTGAGTGGTTGTAGCGAGGAAAGTGACTCCCCGGTCTGGACGGCGCCGACGTCCGCTTCGGCCCGGCCCCCGATCGAGGAATCGGCCGAGATCGAGTCGATCACCCTCTCGGCCACCGGCGACATCATCATGGGCGACGCCCCGAACAGGCTGCCCGCCAACGACGGCGAGGGCTTTTTCGACGCCGTCACCGGCTCGCTCAAGTCCGATCTCGTGATGGGCAACCTGGAGCAGCCGCTCACCGGCGACACCGGCACCTCCAAGTGCGGCACCCCGAAGCGGGACAACTGCTTCGCCTTCCGGTCCCCGCCGGCCTACGCCGGGCACCTGAAGGAGGCCGGGTTCCAGCTGCTCAACACGGCCAACAACCACTCCAAGGACTACGGCCCCCAGGGTTACCGCAACACCGTGGAGGCGCTGGAGGGCGCCGGGCTCGAGCACACCGGGGCCGAGGACCAGATCACCGTCGTGAAGGTCAAGGGGATCCGGGTCGCGGTGGTGGGCTTCTCGCCGTACACGGGGGCGAACAACGTGAACGACCTGGACGCCGCCGCCTCCGTGGTGGCCGAGGCCCACGAGCGGGCCGACCTGGTCGTGGTGCAGGTGCACATGGGCGCCGAGGGGACGGACAAGGCGCACGTGAAGCCGGGTAACGAGATCTACTTCGGAGAGAACCGGGGCAACCCGGTCAAGTTCAGCCGGACCGTGATCGACGCCGGGGCCGACCTCGTGGTGGGGCACGGGCCGCACGTGCTGCGCGGCATGGAGTTCTACAAGGGCAAGCTCATCGCCTACAGCCTGGGCAACTTCGCCGGCGGCGGGCGCACCCTCTCCCGCGACGGCGACCTCAAGTACTCCGGCATCCTGCACGTCTCGCTCACCGGGGACGGGAAGTACGTGGGCGGGAAGTTCATCTCCACCTATCTCAACGACGCCGGTGTGCCGTCCCGCAACAAGGGCGACGACCGCAGCCGCAAGTTGGTGGCCCAGCTGTCCGAGGCGGACTTCGGCGACACCGCCGCCGTCGTCGCCGCGGACGGGAGCATCAAGCCTCCGGCGTGA